The DNA segment CCGCCCAGGACGTCTGATCTGTCAAATCAGAGGaggattttttttgtttaaataattatataattttcgaGTTTATATTCTATTTGAACGATATGTATGGCGGTGGATTCCTTATAAAACTTAGATAAGTTTAAGATTTGATGAAATTTTGGTATAATATTTATAGATGTTGTTAATGGACATTTACGTCGTGGTCGAGGTGTCAACATAGCTCTGTCCAATCTCGGATACACAAGGTTGCCCATGCGGATGCTCGAGTGGTGGAAGCGAGCATCAAGTCAAGTTGAGTTCGAGTCTCATTTCTTGAGTGCAGTCTTTCTCCCTTGACGAGTGGCCTGCTTTTTCGTCATCGAGTTTCTACACACATGTCGAGGTCGAGAGGGAGATTTCCTaactcgacccctccgaaggTTAAGTTAGTGTTTAGTGAAGTAAAAAGGGGTTGAATGCTCGAAGTCATTCCTCCGACGTCGATTAAGGGATTGACTTTTATACCTACAAACGAGGATCGATCGAATAATCTATTAATGGCGATCGACTTGTACTTTCTGTACGAGCATCGATCGACCTGCATGTGTCCGTACTATGCGACGTCATTCCTCCGACGTCGATTAAGGGGTTGACTTTTATATCTACAAACGAGGATCGATCGAATAATCTATTAATGGCGATCGACTTGTACTTTCTGTACGAGCATCGATCGACCTGCATGTGTCCGTACTATGCGACGTCATTCCTCCGACGTCGATTAAGGGGTTGACTTTTATATCTACAAACGAGGATCGATCGAATAATCTATTAATGGCGATCGACTTGTACTTTCTGTACGAGCATCGATCGACCTGCATGTGTCCGTACTATGCGACGTCATTCCAAACTTTTTGTAACAGCTATGTACTATGCGACATCTGCATAGTACAAAGCTGTTAAATCATTTAATTGTATTAGCGGATATTAGTATTTATTTGTTTGTCGTGATTTAGCTAATTAGTAGAGATTGATATTTCTCTCTCATCATTCATGTTGTCAATTGATTGCCACTTTGGCAACCGCAACAATTTTTGTGGATAAACACTTGAATCTATTTATGAGATCACTGCAAATGTAATAGCATCACATGGACTACACGGATCATCCCAGTCACCCGTTTTAGGTGGAAATATAGCTATTCATGGATATGAAGGTTCTCATAGTCCATCTAAATAAAATATGTTTtacttcaaaataattttattgatattcTTAATCAAATCTAGCGTAATTCAAATCTACATTTTCACCAAAATTTAATTATAccgttttaacaaaatctttgtcCCATTTAATCTGAGATGATTATCTCATTTAATCTATATCAACTTATAATAAGATATTCATAGGAATCTTATaagttaatttaaatatttttgatgTGGAATTAAATCAAGACGTGACAATCCCCGCATAAGGGTTTGACTTAGGGGTATTCAAGTTGAATCTAAAATTTGAATCGGAATAAAACGGGTTCATAAATAATTCTGATTTGAAGGTATTCTTCTTTAGTCTAATTAATTGGTTCGAGCCGAACTAAATCATTTTTAATTTAAGAGATATTAATTTGATTGAGTTTATTGTCTTAAGCCTTTAATCGGTTCAAACTAATTAATCGAGTCTACCCAAAtatctaattttataaataatataggcTCGATTTCATAAATATTATCGTCTCATCCAATAGAACAAAGATTTCTATTCAAattaattgaatatatatatatatatatatatatataatatttaaaattataaatagattTTGAAGGTAAATCTGAATTGATttcaatttagattatttttattttaactgAATATAATTTAGGGTTCAGTTTGAATACCCCTAATTTGACGTTTTCAATAATACCAAATATAACATAGAATAAGACTCTAGTATAATGCTTCAAGGCTAATTTAATGGTGACTACATATCACTAAACACTCTTAATACGAAACTAAATCAGTTGTAATATCCATACTTAAGGGATTGAATTTCTTATTAAGATACAAACACATCTTAAAAATTAGACTTTGATGTGTTGTCTAATATTATTTATGGATAACTCTTTTCTATGCTCAATAAATACCATATCAGTTTATAAATATCAATTACCATAAatcgatttgatgaaataattaagTCTCAACCACTAACCTAAATTATTTAAACTCAAACGAATAATAATTTGCCTATCATATCCTtaattcaacataaatttctaaaCACTATGCCGTAGTAAACGGGGAATTACAAGaaagaatattattattttttattgcgAGAAAACCTAAACATAGTAAATTAGAAGCAACAGTAAGTAGCATCCACTGAAACCAATAGCAGGATGCAATCGAAAACTCGGACTGGTTTGTCTGTCTTCATCGACTGGCTCTTCTCCTCTTGGAAGATCTTTTATTCCGtgaagataaataaaataaaataaaataaaataaaataaaataaaataaaccccTCCTTATCGCCTTTGTTCGAAGATTCTCTTTGTTCCTCCTTCGCACGTCAAGATTCTCTCACCCGTCCCTGCCAACATAAACCGTGGGCCAAATGACATACCAATACCATGGGCGTCGCACTCAGCAGTGATAGAATAAACACGGATCGTAGCTGCAGTACTCCAAATCACAACCCATTGTCTGTcttctttattttatttcttcttcttcctttttcttcgttATTTCTTATCGTACGTCTCTCATCaccacccacacacacacacacgcattaTGTTTGTCATGGCGTCGGTCGACTTCAGCTCTCCACCAGAATATTCTGCCCACTTCACAACGTGTGTGATAAAGAGTTTATAGAACAAGTATTTGATTAAATTGATAGGAGTATCATGTTCTGTCTACAACAAAAAAAGTCTTTGATGTCTTCTATCGTCGTAAATAAGTAGGAAGACGTCATAATCAATCTTCTAATGATCGACTCCATTTAGATATTTTTAGGTTTTATTAATTGTAAACAAATATACTTCCAAACTACAAATCCACATTATTTATATGGATGTACGTACAATAAAAACTAAACACCATGGAGGAGGATGAGCCCTTTATTAAAGTAGTACAGTGGTATCATACCCATTTTGTGACTCGAGTGAATACAGTTTTACGTTTCCTTGTTATCTTGTGATATCCTTATCTCATTTGAGTAGATTGGGATGTGTTTGACTAGATAGTGGACAATAATTAACTGCTTCTTCTTATCTTCATGGCCGTGGTTATAACACTCGAGTATGATTATGATTGAAGTGGGCTCTGCAATTGGTGATTTAACTACAAAAGAAACTACTACCAATTGGTGCTTATTTTAATGTAAGCTGATCAATGACTTAATAGAATGGATCTACACGTAGGGGGCCAATCGACAGTCAAGCGTTACCATCCAACAAAACTAAACCATGGGCGGCACAGATTTCTAAATGGGAATACGTTGTACTAAGTTGTGTATCATTAAGATTGATAGATTGTTTCGTTTCATTCTTGGAAGGAAGGGTTTTGAGATGGTACATCAAAGATGCTTAGACACAAAAGAAGTACAGATTAACACTGCATCACGTGTTAGTGTTCTTGTTCTTTGGTTTCTTTTGTGGTTCAAAAGGTGCATGCAAGTGTATGTTTATTTTcgtctttagagagagagagagagagagagagagagaacaggtgGATGAAAGCCAGCTCTTGAAACCCAATATATTCTTTTATATTGTCCTATTAGTCCGAGTTGTATCTGCTCTGGAGAATAGTCATCACCATGTGAGGGTGAGTGGCAACCTGATGGCCCTTCCTCTACCTCTAATCCTGCAGACATAAATGTCCTCTGCACGCGAACATTTTTGTTCTCTTTATAATATGCTCGTATATCTGACCAGgcaaaaaaagagaagatcttgaTTCGTATAGTTAGTTTACCAAGTTTTAAGACCTCAAAGTTCATGTCCAATTAATTGATTCATTTTGGTGTACTCCACTCCGTATATGCTGAATCGAAAGTGatgtttgagctccaaaattaagtctcatgttttgtttgaacGACAACCGCGTCAATAGGCACCGAGAGAAATCACTGCTCGCTTAGATAACAGGTCACATCATGCATGGATCATGGTGCAATCCATGCCACCAACTCTCGTTCTAATGACTTCCATTCCTTTATTCTGAAACCAGACTTGAATTGTTATTAAGTCAGGAGTGATTGAATTGCTGATGCACATCTCTTCGGGCAAAACCAAAATAAATCTTACTGTGGTGTCGGATTAAAGAACCATTTGTCTGACGTCTGCAGCGTCGGCAAAAGGGCTATATAAACAGATAACCCTGCCTCTCTCCTTGTTCGCGTACCATACTAGTTGCAAGTAGATATCCCACTACCGGTCTCTGGGTAAGTGGATTGAGGTCATCATGTTGGGTGTATTCAGCGGGGAGGTGGTAGAGGTCCCGGAGGAGCTGGTGGTGGCCGGCAGCAGGACGCCGTCCCCCAAGACACGGGCGGCGGAGCTGATGAACCGATTCCTCGGCAGCTCCGCTCCGGCGGTGTCGATCCAGCTCGGGTACTTGGGCCACCTCGCCTACTCCCACACCAACCAGTCCCCCTTCGCTCCCAGGTTGATCCTCTCCGTTCCTCCCATATATTTATCCTCGGCTCAAATGAAAGAACAAAAGTTTCTGTCACCGTTctttctgctctctctctctctctctctctctctctcccttcaccGGGAAAGTGATGATCTCAGAAACGAAGCAGATGCATCCACGCAACTTAATGCAGAGACGTGCATGCACAAGTCATATATCTAGGCAGCACGAGTATAAAGAGATCCCTGAAACGATAGATCTCACCATCCATTTCAGATTCGAAAAGCATCTGATCTCCCCAAGCAGAAATTTCTGCATGCTAATATTGATGATGCATCTGTCATTCTGGATCACTAGTGTTCCCTTGCTTACTGATCCGATTGCTGGGGAAGAGGAAGGGAAATCGTATGCAACGTTCGGTGCGGATTTGCCTCTGTTGATTGCCGACGCCCAAACTGTGGTGGGTTCGGTGGGGCCCAAACCGTGCGTCTAGCTTTTCCTACCAATCAGATTGTCCCAACTGTGCTGATTTGTCTCTGTTGATAGCTGACGCCCATAGTTATCGGAACTCGGTATAGAAAAACCCACGCTCGTGACGCGTGGACTCCACTAAGCGAGAAAGGAATAGACAACCACATTAACTTTGCACGCGCACGTGGGGCCCACGTCCGTGCGTGTGGTTGGATAATAGCTAAGTCGGTCCGTCATCCTTATCCACACACTTCCCAGGATTTGCACCTCTCTTGCTAAACATCTCGTCTTCTTTACCTTCAAAAGATTCCCCTTACGTGTTCATATCTCGTGCCACAAATAATTGGGCGCATccaccgtatatatatatatatatatatatatatatatatatatatatatatatatatatctgggatttgttttattaacttgatttgaataagtcaatcatatGGTTTTGATTAATAGAGTTGGTTGAAAATGAAGTATCTTATCGAATTTAAATGTACAATTGAATCGAGTATTCCACACACCTTTGCTTATTTCTTAAGAGTCAAACCGACGTATACGGCACTCCAAGTGCGGCTTGGATTTGGTTGATGCAATGATGGACGCGTGTGCAGGATGTTTGCAGCCAAGGACGAGATATACTGCCTGTTCGAGGGAGTGCTGACTAACTTGGGAAGCTTGAGGCAGCAGTATGGGCTTTCCAAGAGCGCCAACGAGGTGGTGCTGGTAATGGAGGCGTATAAGGCCCTCCGCGACCGAGCCCCCTATCCGCCCAGCTTCATGCTCGCACATCTCTCCGGCAACTTCGCCTTCG comes from the Musa acuminata AAA Group cultivar baxijiao chromosome BXJ2-8, Cavendish_Baxijiao_AAA, whole genome shotgun sequence genome and includes:
- the LOC103994187 gene encoding stem-specific protein TSJT1; its protein translation is MLGVFSGEVVEVPEELVVAGSRTPSPKTRAAELMNRFLGSSAPAVSIQLGYLGHLAYSHTNQSPFAPRMFAAKDEIYCLFEGVLTNLGSLRQQYGLSKSANEVVLVMEAYKALRDRAPYPPSFMLAHLSGNFAFVLFDKSTSSILVASDPDGRVPLFWGITADGCLAFADDLDLLKGSCGKSLAPFPKGCYYSNALGGLKSYENPKHKVTAVLENEEEVCGATFKVEGSAVVAATQ